From the genome of Aeromonas hydrophila subsp. hydrophila ATCC 7966:
CTGTTTCTGGTCATCGCCTATAACGTGGTGCAGCAATATAAGCAGAAGGCAGAGGCCGACAAGCGTCACGCCATCGCTCGCCACAAGTCAGTGGTGGATGAAACCGAAGAGATGCTGCTCAACGTCAACCTGGTGCCCTTCTCCAAGAACATAGTGTTGCTGTTGCAGCACCGGATCCTTGATGCCTATCGCGCCATCGCCCTGGTGATGCCGAGCGGCCAGCTCAAGCAGCGCATTGCCGACGTGCAGACCCAGATCAAGAACGTGCAGGAGAACTACAGCAGCCAGGATGAGGGGCACTTCAAGACCCCGGAGTCGGATCGCCAGGCCATCCAGATGCTGCAGCTGGTCAAGAAGATGCGGGCCGTGCTGCGGGTCGAACACAACAAGGGCAAGATAGATCCGCAGGGCTTTGCCCAAGAGGATCGCCGCCTCGAGCTGATGCAGCTCAAGATCAACATCGCCAACCTGGTGAAACGGGCCATGGATGCCCAGATCCAGGGGCAGTTCGGCACCTGCCGGCAGCTCTACACCAAGGGACTTTCGGCCCTGGCCAGCGTCACCGACAAGGATCCCTACCTGATGGCCCGTGAAGAGGACATGCGGCAGGGCCTGGCCGGACTCGATGCCCACCTGCAGGAGCACAGCGAGAAAGAGCTGCAAAGCATCAAGGACAAAGAGGCGGACGAGCTGGACGTCCTGTTCCAACCCAAGAAGAAATGGTGATTATGTCGTACTCACTCGATACCACACTGGGGCCGATGGCCCCATTTGTTTGCCAGCTGTTGACCGAGCTGGACGCCCTCGCCATCCATCCCGCCACCATCGAGGTCGACCACCTCTGCTATCGGGCCGCCACCCTGCCGGAGTACCAGGCCCTGAAGGCACTGTTGGCAAGCCATGGTGACCTGCTGGTGGAGGGGATGATCGGCGGACGGCCCATCGCCACCTACCGCCTGCATCAACCGGTGCTCCACGCCCACGGCATCGTGCCCTGCATCGAGCTGGCGGCGCCCAAACCGGGTCGCAGCCACCAGGCTGGGCTGGAACATATCGAACTGGTGGTGCCTTCGCTGGACGTCTTGTTGGCGGCCCATCCCGAGGTGCCCTTCAAAACCGGCAACCTGCGCGATGAGCGCAATCCTGACGTGGCGGTGATGCTGGCCTCTGGGCAGATCAAATTTCATCTGCGCACCTTGGCCGAGGTGATTGAAGAAGAGCTGATGAGCGGCGCCGTGGTGCCGGTGCCTGCCGGCTACTACGACCAGGCTTGATGAAACGGGGCCGCTTGACCGGCCCCGTTTCATAGCCGAGATAGCATCAGGGATGGCAGATGCGGGGGCGGGCGGGGCGCCCCTTCAAGTGGCCGAGCCAGAGGCTCAACCCCGCCGTGATGACCAGTACCAGCTCGATGCCGAGCACCAATCCCCCGAGTCCTCCCTGTTCCCAGAAAGGGTGCAGATAGAGCCCTCCCAGACTGGCCCCCAGATAGTACCCCACCAGATAGAGCGACGAGGCGAGCGCCCGGTTGTGCTCCACGTGTTGGCCGACCCAGGCGCTGGCGCAGGCGTGGGCAAGGAAAAAGCCGAAGCTCGAGATGAGCAGGCCTGAGAGGATGGCGCCGAGCGAGCCGCCCAGCAGCAGGGCGCTGCCGAGCGCCATCAGGGCTATACCGACCAGCAGCAGGCGCTGCGCCCCCCAGCGATGGGCGCAGCGACCGCTGAGGGAGGAGGCCACCGTCCCCGACAGATAGGTCAGAAACAGCATGCCGAGCCACTGGGTCGGCAAGGAGAAGGGGGGGCTGGCCAGCAGGAAGGTGAGGTAGCTGTATTGGTTCAGAAACACCATGAAGTTGAGACCGCCGATGAGGTAGGCCCCCACCAGCAACGGATTGCCGAGGTGGCTGGCGATGGCCTGGCGAAACTGGCCCGGCTTGGCGATGACGGGGACGAAACGGGTCTGGGCCGGCAGCAGCCAGATGACGAGAGGCAGTAGCGCTAGGCTGATGAGGCCGATGCCGAGAAAAGTGTGCTGCCAGTCGCCAAACCAGCCTGCCAGCAGACCGCCGACCACCCGGCCGGCGATACCCCCCAGCGAGTTGGCGGCGATGTAGACCCCGACGGCGGAGAGCAGGGCCCGCTTGCTGAACTCTTCCCCCATGTAGGCGATGGCAGTGGCGGGCAGCCCCGCCAGCATGACCCCCTGCAGGATCCGCAGCAGCAGCAGCTGTTCAAACTGACTGACCAGGCTGATGAGCGGGGAGAGCAGGATGGCGCCGGCCAGACTCCATAGCATGATCCGGCGCCGGCCGAAGCGATCCGCCAGTCGGGCGCAGACAAGCAGCGAGACGGCGAGCCCAGCGGTGCAGCCAGCCAGGGTCCAGCCGGCCGACAGCGAGCTGACGGAGAACACCTCGGCCAGCAGCGGCAGCAGCGGGTGGGTTTGATAGAGATTGAGAAACACCAGGAAGGAGCCCAGGCTGAGGGCCAGGGTGGCGCGGATCCATTCACGACTACCGACTTCGATCATATGCAATTGTCCTGACAGCTTTGTTGCAGGTTAGTGCGCGCCAGAGCATAAATATAATATATTTAAGTTATCCACCTGATAAACCAAATTGATATGGACCTGAAACAGCTCACCTATCTGCTGGCGGTGCGGGATGCCGGCTCTTTTACCAAGGCGGCCAACGGGTTGCACGTGGCGCAGCCCGCCATCAGCATGGCCATCGCCAAGCTGGAGCAGCAGCTCGAGCTGCGCTTGTTCGACCGCCAGGATCGCAACGTGCGGCTCACCCCGGAAGGGGAGGTGCTCTGTCGCCATGCCGAGCGCCTGCTGCGCCAGATGCATCAGGCCGAGGCCGAGATGGCCGAGCTCAAGGGGCTGGAGCGCGGAGAGGTGCGCATCGGCATTCCCTACATGATGGGCTCCTATTACTTTCCGCCGATCCTGATGGCCTTCAAGCATCGCTACCCCGGCCTCAAGATCCGGGTGGAGGAGGCGGGCACCCGCGAGCTGTTGAGCCGCATGGTGGACGGCTCGCTGGATCTTGCCATCCTCATCACCAGCGATCTGCCGCCAGCGCTGGAGGGGGCCCAGCTGCTGCGTGAAGAGATGTTGATGGTGGTGGGGGAGGAGCATCCGCTGCGTCAGGTCCGGAGCGTATCGCTGAGCGAGTTCTTCAGCCAGGAGCTGGCGATGTTTCGCCGCGGCTTCTATCACCGCGAGCACATGGAAGCGCTGGCCCAGGAGCTGGGCTGCGAGCCCGATATCGCCTTTGAGAGCAACCTCATCCCGCTGCTCAAGGCGGTGGTGAAGCAGGGGTTTGCGGTGACCACCTTCTTGCGGATGGCGCTGGACGAAGAGCCCGCCCTGACCGGGATCCCGTTTGCTCCCCCGATCTTTCTCGATCTGTGCGTTGCGTGGCGGCGGGGGGATCCGCTCTCCATGGCGAACCGCGCCTTGCGGGATTTTTTGCTGGCGCAGGCACAGCCATAAATGGCCAAGAAGGAAAGGCTATCAGGCAAAAGTTTGTTAGTATTAGTTCAAGTCGCCTTTAGAGCCTAACATCATGAAACTCCAACAATTGCGTTATATCGTTGAGGTTGCCAACCACAGACTGAACGTGTCGGCAACGGCAGAGAGCCTCTACACCTCTCAGCCAGGGATCAGCAAACAGGTGCGCATGCTGGAAGATGAGCTGGGGATCCAGATTTTCGAGCGCAGCGGCAAACATCTGACCCAGATCACCCCGGCTGGCCGGGACGTGATCAAGATTGCCAACGAGATCCTGGGCAAGGTGGAGAGCATCAAGTCGGTGGCGAGTCAGCACACTCACCCCGAGCAGGGCACGCTCCACATTGCGACCACCCACACCCAGGCCCGTTATGCGCTGCCTGATGTGATCAAGGGCTTCATCAAGCGCTTTCCCAAAGTCTCCCTGCACATGCACCAGGGCACGCCGACCCAGATCAGCGAAGCCGTGGTCAAGGGCCAGGCCGACTTTGCCATCGCCACCGAGGCGCTGCACCTGTACGAAGATCTCATCATGCTGCCCTGCTACCACTGGAACCGCAGCGTGATCGTGCCCAAGGGCCACCCGCTGACCCAGGTGGGCAAGCTCTCCATCGCCGACATCGCCCGCTTCCCGCTGGTGACCTATGTGTTCGGCTTTACCGGCCGCTCCGAACTCGACACCGCCTTCAACCGGGCCGGCTTTGAGCCCAACATCGTCTTTACCGCCACCGATGCGGACGTGATCAAGACCTATGTCCGGCTGGGGGTGGGGATCGGCGTAATGGCGACCATGGCGCTGGATCCCCAGGTCGATACCGATCTGGTGGCGCTCGATGCCAGCCACCTGTTTGCCCACAGCACCACCAAGATCGGCTTTCGCAAGGGCTCCTTCCTGCGTACCTACATGTATGACTTCATGACCCGTTTTGCCCCGCATCTGACCCGGGACGTGGTGGAGCGTGCCATTGCCCTGCGCTCCAGCGACGACGTGGATGCCATGTTTGCCGATATCGAGCTGCCCATCCGCTAGCGCCGCGGCGATATGAGAGCAACAAAAAACGCCTCCCGATGGGAGGCGTTTTTCATGGCGGCGAGCGGCGAGGCAGGATCACTTCTTAAACATGTGATCCAGCTTGTTGGCCTTGGTCGAGAGGTAGAACTCGTTGTGGGGATTGCGCCCTTCCTGCAGGGGCACCCGCTCCGCTACAGGAATACCGAAGGATTCCATCGCCTTCATCTTGCGCGGGTTGTTGGTCATCAACTTGAGGGATTTCACCTCCAGCTGCTTGAGCATGTCGGCGCAGATGGTGTAGTCGCGCATGTCGGCGGCAAAGCCGAGCGCCACGTTGGCCTCGACGGTGTCGGCGCCCTGATCCTGCAGATGATAGGCCCGGATCTTGTTGAGCAGGCCGATGCCGCGCCCTTCCTGACGCACGTACAGCAAGACGCCACGGCCTGCCTTGGCGATGTTTTCCAATGCAGCCTGCAGCTGGAAGCCACAGTCGCAACGCAGACTGAACAGGGCATCGCCGGTCAGGCACTCGGAGTGAATGCGGCCCAGCACCGGCTCATCACCCGTGATATCGCCCATCACCAGTGCGGCGTGATCCTTGCCGGTACCGGTTTCCTGAAAGCCTACCAGCGTGAAAGTGCCCCAGGGGGTCGGCAACTTGGATTTGGCCACGAGGGTAACGCTGCTCATAGGTTGCTCCTTACTACAGCTGCTTAAAAAAGGGCGGCCAGTTTAGCGCGCCTTGTGCGGAACAACCATAAGAACAAAACCTTGCACAGCTTAATGGTTTGCCTGGTGGTACACAAAGAGGACAGTTGCGACTGGTTTTGCGCAAATGTGTGCCACGACGACTGCCAGGCTCGGCACATTTGGGTATAATCGGCGCCCATTACCCCATCCCTCCCGGGATGTGTGCAACAAGTGTGCAGGAGAGACGTTATGCCGCAGATGGCCCCCGTGATGACAATTGATGGCCCGAGTGGTGCAGGCAAGGGCACCCTGTGTCAGTTGCTGGCTGAAAAACTGGGTTGGCACCTGCTCGATTCCGGCGCCATCTATCGGGTGCTGGCCCTGGCCGCTCTGCATCACGATGTAGAGCTCGATGCTGAAGCTGCGCTGGTTCCCCTGGCTGCCAATCTGGACGTGCAGTTCCAGGTCGATGCCGAGCAGGTGAAGGTCGTGTTGGAAGGGGAGGATGTCTCCCGTACCATCCGTACCGAGGAAGTGGGCAATGCCGCCAGTAAAATCGCCGCCTTCCCGCGGGTACGTGAAGCCCTGCTGCGTCGTCAGCGCGCATTCCGCCAAGCCCCCGGCCTCATCGCCGACGGTCGTGACATGGGCACCGTGGTTTTCCCGGAGGCCGAGGTGAAGATTTTCCTCGACGCCAGCGCCGAAGAACGGGCTGCCCGCCGCTATAAGCAGTTGCAAGATAAGGGCTTTGATGTTAACTTTGAGCGTCTTTTAACCGAGATTCGGGAGCGTGACGATCGCGACAGAAATCGCGCCGTTGCCCCCCTTAAACCGGCAGAAGATGCTCTCGTGGTGGATTCAACCGCCATGTCCATAGACGAAGTGCTGGTAACGGTACTTGCCTATGCAGAGCAACAACTTGGTGATGTCAGTACAAACTGATGTCAGTCGTCTGCACCATGGATGGCGCAGATAATTTAAAACAACCCCGCTTGTGCCGGATTGCAAGTGGATGTTTCATTTGTGACATAAACAATGATCGAATCTTTTGCTCAACTCTTTGAAGAGTCCCTGAACGCCGTTGAAACCCGTCAAGGTTCCATCGTCAAGGGTACTGTCGTTGCTATCGAAAATGGTTTCGTACTGGTTGACGCCGGTCTGAAATCCGAGTCCGCTATCCCGGCTGAAGAATTCAAGAACGCCATGGGCGAGCTGGAAATCAACGTAGGCGACTCCGTTGACGTGGCTCTGGACTCTATCGAAGATGGTTTCGGCGAAACCAAGCTGTCCCGCGAAAAAGCCAAGCGCCACGAAGCCTGGCTGCAGCTTGAAAAAGCTTACGAAGAGCAAGCTACCGTTATCGGTATCATCAACGGCAAGGTCAAGGGTGGTTTCACCGTTGAACTGAACGGCATCCGTGCCTTCCTGCCGGGTTCTCTGGTTGACGTGCGTCCGATCCGTGACACCGCTCACCTGGAAAACAAAGAACTCGAGTTCAAAGTCATCAAGCTGGACCAGAAGCGCAACAACGTTGTTGTTTCCCGTCGTGCCGTGATCGAGACCGAGAACACCTCCGAGCGCGAAAGCCTGCTGGCTAACCTGCAAGAAGGTCAAGAAGTTAAGGGTATCGTCAAGAACCTGACCGACTACGGTGCATTCGTAGATCTGGGCGGTGTTGACGGCCTGCTGCACATCACCGACATGGCGTGGAAGCGCGTTAAGCATCCTTCCGAAATCGTCAACGTTGGCGACGAGATCGCAGTCAAGGTTCTGAAGTTCGACCGCGAGCGTACCCGTGTATCCCTGGGTCTGAAGCAGCTGGGCGAAGATCCCTGGGTTGCTATCGCCAAGCGTTACCCGGAGACCACCCGTCTGTCTGGCCGCGTGACCAACCTGACCGACTACGGCTGCTTCGTTGAAATCGAAGAAGGCGTGGAAGGCCTGGTACACGTATCCGAGATGGATTGGACCAACAAGAACATCCACCCGTCCAAGGTTGTTAACGTTGGCGACGTGGTTGACGTGATGGTTCTGGACATCGACGAAGAGCGTCGTCGTATCTCCCTGGGTCTGAAGCAGTGCAAATCCAACCCGTGGCAGCTGTTTGCCGAAACTCACGCCAAGGGCGACCGTGTTTCCGGCAAGATCAAGTCCATCACTGACTTCGGTATCTTCATCGGTCTGGATGGCGGCATCGACGGCCTGGTTCACCTGTCTGACATCTCCTGGAACAACCAGGGCGAAGAAGCCGTGCGTGAATTCAAGAAGGGCGACGAGATCGAAGCCGTTGTTCTGCAAGTGGACCCGGAGCGCGAGCGCATCTCCCTGGGCGTCAAGCAGATCGAAGAAGACCCGTTCAATAAGTACCTGTCTGACAACAAGAAAGGTGCTATTGTGAAGGGTAAGGTTACCGAGGTTGATGCCAAGGGTGCCGTGATCGAACTGGCTGACGGCGTAGAAGGCTACCTGCGTGCCTCCGACGCTGCTCGTGACCGCGTAGAAGACGCCACTCTGGTGCTGTCTGTTGGTGACGAAGTTGAAGCCAAGTTCATGGGCGTTGATCGCAAGAACCGCACTGTAAGCCTGTCTGTCCGCGCTAAGGACGAGGCTGATGAGCGTGTTGCTATCGACAGCCTGAACCAACAAGAAGAAGTTGTGTTCAGCAATGCCATGGCTGAAGCGTTCAAAGCCGCCAAGGGTGAATAATCCTTGATGCAAGAAAAGGGCGGCGTGTCACGCCGCCCTTTTTTATCATTGGCGTAATGAATATTGCATGTGATCGGGGAAGGAGATTTAACGTTATGACCAAATCAGATCTCATCGAACAATTGGCTGCCAGCCGCATGCATATGCCGGCCAAGGATGTCGAAGCTGCCATCAAGGAGATCCTTGAGCAGATGGCATCGACTTTGCAAAACGGCGACCGGATTGAAATCCGTGGATTTGGAAGTTTTTCACTGCACTATCGTGCCCCCCGCGTGGGCCGCAACCCCAAAACCGGGGACAAGGTTGAACTGACCGGGAAATATGTTCCCCATTTCAAACCTGGCAAAGAGTTACGCGAGCGAGTGAACATCGCTGAATAATGCAGAAAATGGCATACTTGGGTATGCCTTTTTTGTTTTTATGGTTTGCCTTGTGGCAATTGTCCGGTTTCTCCAAGTCTTTTCCCATTCGCTCTAGAGTCTGCCGGTGATTTTAAGGATAATCAGCCTTTCATTAGATACTGACAGGGAGCTCCTATGAAGCGTATCTTGGCCCTCATTCCACTGGTGCTGGTGTTTATTCTGACCCTGGCCGTCGGTTCGCAGAATGGCCAGCTGGTGCAGTTCAACTATCTGATTGCCCAGGGCGAGTTTTCACTCTCCATGTTGCTGGGATTCTTTTTTGGTGGTGGCTTCCTGCTGGGCTGGCTGGTATTTGGTCTCTTGTTCCTGCGTCTGAAGATGCAGAATCGCACCCTCAATCGCACCATGCGCCGTCAATCCCGCGAGTTGGAGCTGGCTCGGTCGGCTGCCAAGGAATAATGTCCCTCGATGCTTGAACTGCTTTTCCTGCTGTTGCCCATTGCTGCCGGTTACGGCTGGTACATGGGGCGCAGGAGTGTTCGCCAGGACACCCAGAAACAGAGTAACCAGTTTTCCCGCCAGTACGTGGCGGGCCTCAATTATTTGTTGTCCGATGAATCAGACAAGGCGGTGGATCTCTTTATCCAGCTGCTGGAAGTGGACAGCGAAACCATCGAAACCCACCTCTCCCTCGGCAACCTGTTTCGCCAGCGTGGCGAGGTGGACCGCGCCATCAAGATCCACCAGAACCTGGTGACCCGCCAGCTGACCCGGGAACAGCGCCAGCTGGCGTTGCAGGAGCTGGCGCGCGACTTTCTTGCTGCCGGCCTGCTGGACAGGGCCGAGGCGCTCTGGAACGAGCTGTGCGATGACAGTGACTATGAAGAGACGGCGCTGGCCCAGCTGTTGATCATTCATCAGCAACTGCGGGATTGGGACAAGGCCATCGACGTGGCGGTACGGCTGCAGAAGTTTCAGGGCAAGAAGCTGGCCGAGCCCATTTCCCATTTTTACTGCGAACAGGCAGAGAGCGCCTTGCGTGAAGGGGACAAACCCGCCGGGCTTGCCAAGCTCAAGCGGGCGCTCAGCGTCAACCCCGCCTGTGCCCGTGCCAGCCTGCGTCTGGCGGAACTGGCCATGGCGGCAGGGGAGTACGAGCAGGCCAGCAAGGATCTCTTGCGGGTGTTTGAGCAGGATATCGACTTTGCCTCCGAAGCCATTCCCTTCCTCAACGAGTGCTATCAGCGCCTTGGTCGTGCCCACGATCTCATTCCCCTGCTGGAGCAGGCGGTCGAGGATCATGCTGGCGTCAGCGTGACCCTGGCACTGGCCAAGCTGGTGGAGGAGCGTGACGGCCTGAGTCAGGCCCGTGCGCTGGTGCTGCGCCAATTGCGCCGTCATCCCTCCATGAAGGGCTTCTATCAGCTGGTGGGCTTCCAGCTGGCAAGCGCTGAGGAGGGCCCTGCCAAGGAGAGCCTTGAGCTCTTGCAGCAGCTGGTTGGCGAGCAGATCAAGATCAAATCCACCCACAAGTGCCGGCAGTGCGGGTTTGCCACCCACTCCCTGTTCTGGCAGTGTCCCTCCTGCC
Proteins encoded in this window:
- a CDS encoding LapA family protein, with product MKRILALIPLVLVFILTLAVGSQNGQLVQFNYLIAQGEFSLSMLLGFFFGGGFLLGWLVFGLLFLRLKMQNRTLNRTMRRQSRELELARSAAKE
- the ribA gene encoding GTP cyclohydrolase II, with protein sequence MSSVTLVAKSKLPTPWGTFTLVGFQETGTGKDHAALVMGDITGDEPVLGRIHSECLTGDALFSLRCDCGFQLQAALENIAKAGRGVLLYVRQEGRGIGLLNKIRAYHLQDQGADTVEANVALGFAADMRDYTICADMLKQLEVKSLKLMTNNPRKMKAMESFGIPVAERVPLQEGRNPHNEFYLSTKANKLDHMFKK
- the cysB gene encoding HTH-type transcriptional regulator CysB, which translates into the protein MKLQQLRYIVEVANHRLNVSATAESLYTSQPGISKQVRMLEDELGIQIFERSGKHLTQITPAGRDVIKIANEILGKVESIKSVASQHTHPEQGTLHIATTHTQARYALPDVIKGFIKRFPKVSLHMHQGTPTQISEAVVKGQADFAIATEALHLYEDLIMLPCYHWNRSVIVPKGHPLTQVGKLSIADIARFPLVTYVFGFTGRSELDTAFNRAGFEPNIVFTATDADVIKTYVRLGVGIGVMATMALDPQVDTDLVALDASHLFAHSTTKIGFRKGSFLRTYMYDFMTRFAPHLTRDVVERAIALRSSDDVDAMFADIELPIR
- the lapB gene encoding lipopolysaccharide assembly protein LapB, with the protein product MLELLFLLLPIAAGYGWYMGRRSVRQDTQKQSNQFSRQYVAGLNYLLSDESDKAVDLFIQLLEVDSETIETHLSLGNLFRQRGEVDRAIKIHQNLVTRQLTREQRQLALQELARDFLAAGLLDRAEALWNELCDDSDYEETALAQLLIIHQQLRDWDKAIDVAVRLQKFQGKKLAEPISHFYCEQAESALREGDKPAGLAKLKRALSVNPACARASLRLAELAMAAGEYEQASKDLLRVFEQDIDFASEAIPFLNECYQRLGRAHDLIPLLEQAVEDHAGVSVTLALAKLVEERDGLSQARALVLRQLRRHPSMKGFYQLVGFQLASAEEGPAKESLELLQQLVGEQIKIKSTHKCRQCGFATHSLFWQCPSCRQWGSIKPIRGLDGE
- a CDS encoding DNA repair ATPase, which gives rise to MILTLVLLSIGALLFLVIAYNVVQQYKQKAEADKRHAIARHKSVVDETEEMLLNVNLVPFSKNIVLLLQHRILDAYRAIALVMPSGQLKQRIADVQTQIKNVQENYSSQDEGHFKTPESDRQAIQMLQLVKKMRAVLRVEHNKGKIDPQGFAQEDRRLELMQLKINIANLVKRAMDAQIQGQFGTCRQLYTKGLSALASVTDKDPYLMAREEDMRQGLAGLDAHLQEHSEKELQSIKDKEADELDVLFQPKKKW
- a CDS encoding MFS transporter, with protein sequence MIEVGSREWIRATLALSLGSFLVFLNLYQTHPLLPLLAEVFSVSSLSAGWTLAGCTAGLAVSLLVCARLADRFGRRRIMLWSLAGAILLSPLISLVSQFEQLLLLRILQGVMLAGLPATAIAYMGEEFSKRALLSAVGVYIAANSLGGIAGRVVGGLLAGWFGDWQHTFLGIGLISLALLPLVIWLLPAQTRFVPVIAKPGQFRQAIASHLGNPLLVGAYLIGGLNFMVFLNQYSYLTFLLASPPFSLPTQWLGMLFLTYLSGTVASSLSGRCAHRWGAQRLLLVGIALMALGSALLLGGSLGAILSGLLISSFGFFLAHACASAWVGQHVEHNRALASSLYLVGYYLGASLGGLYLHPFWEQGGLGGLVLGIELVLVITAGLSLWLGHLKGRPARPRICHP
- the rpsA gene encoding 30S ribosomal protein S1 yields the protein MIESFAQLFEESLNAVETRQGSIVKGTVVAIENGFVLVDAGLKSESAIPAEEFKNAMGELEINVGDSVDVALDSIEDGFGETKLSREKAKRHEAWLQLEKAYEEQATVIGIINGKVKGGFTVELNGIRAFLPGSLVDVRPIRDTAHLENKELEFKVIKLDQKRNNVVVSRRAVIETENTSERESLLANLQEGQEVKGIVKNLTDYGAFVDLGGVDGLLHITDMAWKRVKHPSEIVNVGDEIAVKVLKFDRERTRVSLGLKQLGEDPWVAIAKRYPETTRLSGRVTNLTDYGCFVEIEEGVEGLVHVSEMDWTNKNIHPSKVVNVGDVVDVMVLDIDEERRRISLGLKQCKSNPWQLFAETHAKGDRVSGKIKSITDFGIFIGLDGGIDGLVHLSDISWNNQGEEAVREFKKGDEIEAVVLQVDPERERISLGVKQIEEDPFNKYLSDNKKGAIVKGKVTEVDAKGAVIELADGVEGYLRASDAARDRVEDATLVLSVGDEVEAKFMGVDRKNRTVSLSVRAKDEADERVAIDSLNQQEEVVFSNAMAEAFKAAKGE
- the cmk gene encoding (d)CMP kinase translates to MPQMAPVMTIDGPSGAGKGTLCQLLAEKLGWHLLDSGAIYRVLALAALHHDVELDAEAALVPLAANLDVQFQVDAEQVKVVLEGEDVSRTIRTEEVGNAASKIAAFPRVREALLRRQRAFRQAPGLIADGRDMGTVVFPEAEVKIFLDASAEERAARRYKQLQDKGFDVNFERLLTEIRERDDRDRNRAVAPLKPAEDALVVDSTAMSIDEVLVTVLAYAEQQLGDVSTN
- a CDS encoding VOC family protein encodes the protein MVIMSYSLDTTLGPMAPFVCQLLTELDALAIHPATIEVDHLCYRAATLPEYQALKALLASHGDLLVEGMIGGRPIATYRLHQPVLHAHGIVPCIELAAPKPGRSHQAGLEHIELVVPSLDVLLAAHPEVPFKTGNLRDERNPDVAVMLASGQIKFHLRTLAEVIEEELMSGAVVPVPAGYYDQA
- a CDS encoding LysR family transcriptional regulator, which produces MDLKQLTYLLAVRDAGSFTKAANGLHVAQPAISMAIAKLEQQLELRLFDRQDRNVRLTPEGEVLCRHAERLLRQMHQAEAEMAELKGLERGEVRIGIPYMMGSYYFPPILMAFKHRYPGLKIRVEEAGTRELLSRMVDGSLDLAILITSDLPPALEGAQLLREEMLMVVGEEHPLRQVRSVSLSEFFSQELAMFRRGFYHREHMEALAQELGCEPDIAFESNLIPLLKAVVKQGFAVTTFLRMALDEEPALTGIPFAPPIFLDLCVAWRRGDPLSMANRALRDFLLAQAQP
- the ihfB gene encoding integration host factor subunit beta; amino-acid sequence: MTKSDLIEQLAASRMHMPAKDVEAAIKEILEQMASTLQNGDRIEIRGFGSFSLHYRAPRVGRNPKTGDKVELTGKYVPHFKPGKELRERVNIAE